TTAAgacattcatatttttaaataactatattatttattttatttttactttaaaaataagaaaacgaATATTTTACGCTTTAATTATTGcgaataaatttatattttatctagATAAAGTAtgaatattagaaaaaaaaatcaaataatttttaagaagTATTGAGATTaagtaaattgaaaataataataaaaagaaaacaaaaaattaattataaaaaaattattaaaacaataCTTTCTAATGTAAGAGATAAGAATgcatagaaaaaaaagataaaaatatataaagcgataatattacatttaatgaatataattatgattaaaaaaatttaaaaagaaaagataaaaagatgcaggatgagagagagagagaattttgAGCATTGAATTCTAggatattttaaaatcaattctaGCTCTAATTTTAGTGTATCAAATCAATTAGGAAAGAGTGGAGAGAGataaaactttttatattaattttaataaatttatgcgTACTTTattgttactttaatttattttaaactatatttttttatatttatattatttaatttaatttctagtTACATTGGagtctttttatttatttatatttatgttatttaatttattttcagttACATAAATCATCCaatttatttagttatatttatatcatttaatttattttaatattatttattaatttataattatattacttaatttttagtgttgtcctatttatttatttgaatttgttaTTAATTCATCTTATTCAGTACAAggttatgtttattaatttataattatgttatttattattaagtACTAAtcctttttatttgtttatatatttatgtaatttattttttctcctaTTACGCaatgattttgtttttgaatttataattatattatttaatcacTAGTTATACACtagttttatttgttttgtttacATTTAGATCATATAATTTATCTCCAAGTAATAATTCTGTTAATTAATTTATAGTTATACTATTTAATTTATcagatttaatttatttatttatatttatatgtcATTTAATTTATCTCGAGTTACGAATTCGTCAGTTTTGTGAACTTTATAATTATGGttctttttattcaatttttgaatatgttatttaatttatctttattttgctCACTAATAATCtttattagtttatatatttttattttatttttctatgatATACTAACTCATATATGATTATTTATTGAAAGTTTTTGCtttgattataattttatttttcattatttcaaACATCATCTTTTTATAATTCAAGAAATACTCATGAACCCCTTATAAAAGCTAATCATCCTTGTACCGACCAATTATGTGACCAATGAACCCCAAAGATTAATTTTTGTACCTTGGGCCCTTCCTAGTGGGCTTAAGAACAATCCTCCCTCCTAACCCCTATAAACACAACACAAGCTTAGCTGGAAGGATCATCCAACAACTCTTTGACTTAGATACTCAACTTTTAACTTACAacaacatttaaaataataataaaaataaataattttttatttaatgattttggataaaaaaaagttatatatatactCTATTactattttcatatatttttttatctatttgaACGTTGTGCATAGATTATTAGTTAAGACAAATGTGATGTATCTTAATAATTATCATGTTATATGATATTTGAAAATGTTAAAGAGTATTTTAGTTGAGAAAAAGTCATAGACTTTGTTACAATGAATTTAGACCATGTTAATATATGagtgtttgtgtttgaaaagtCACAGTTTGGTACATTGTGGGATGAAAAACACTGACCATAGTGGATCTAAGGAAGTATTTATCAAGTATGTGAATATCTAGATAATTCAAAATAGTGTTAGGATATTCATAGTCAAGCGTGAGACTGTCTGATACCTGTTCAACATTACCaagataattataaataattatgattgTATCAATGTTTTTAGTGAGAAATACTTAATCATCTAATAATCACTTCCCAAGTAACTTTTGATGTTTATAGTGGATCATCAGGAGTAGAATATGGATCCTTATGTATGATAAAATGAGATTGAACGTTATGGTTGTAAATCAAATTCTAGGTCCCATGGTTTATAATGGATCTAAGTCTATTATGATTAACATTTAAGATTTAAAAAGACCTCATTCATTTtcgtgtttttttttcatatgaatATATGGTATGAGTAGAAGCAAAACATGCTCAATTAAAACTTAGTTTTAATATCTTTaggatatataaaatatataaatagttatttattttgatataaaactctttttattataaaaaaattatatgtttttgtaatatattatgaataattataaaaatataaaatattgaccTACATTTATATCTATGATGTTATATTATGATTAATGTTTTCTCtaagaaaattttattaaaaaaggaaaaatttactccaaatttctaattttataacaattatttataaaatatttgagaTATTACAATTGTtacatttatacatattaaattattttattattgtaagtGATAATgatttcaattaaaatattacttcATATTTACattattcaaataatataataaaaaaaaatcttttaagttattttttatttcaatttttaatattaaaaaaaccaGAATCGATCCGTTAATGCATTCAATCGTAGTCCCGTCAATTTAGCAGGTTAGACAAGACAACCATTAGTGCAAGTTACGGTTAAAAATACTAAGTCAACTCATTAAATTATGATGGGCTTAGAAGTCAATTCACTTTGTCATGCTTACTTTTTTAAccttttataattaaaaaaaaaaaccttcttacttctaaaaatacaaaaattgtcAATTATAAACCTTTTATTTTCATGCATGTCTATCTTACCTAAACGCCGAAAACATTATTAGTAAGGAAGGTAGTTGGTTACGAGCTTACGAGATtcttttttgaaaaacaaagaGTGGTGGGACTCACTTGGCACCTCATTATGTATTTCTCTTCTACATCAAATAATTGTGACAAACTACTTTCACTTcaacaagaattaaaaactataataaGACATATAAATCTGTTCTACAATTAGTGAGGGTAAATATTCCACTAAATGTATAAACGCATAATAAAGTTAAGTAGTGATTAAAAATAAGGCAATATGATGAAATCGTATTACCTTTTATCTCTGCTGTTAGTCCTTTCTCCTAAATTTTGTTTCCATATGTAAGATTTTGATTAGGAGGTTGTATCAGTATAATTTGTAAACTTGAAGTTTGATCAACATATGTATAACATATGCCTAAAGTCTTATCTCTTCCTATTTTCTGCATGTTATGATTACAGGTGAAAAGAAGGTGAAGATACTAAGACAAACATAAAGTTCTAAATATAATGGTGTTACATTTTCATCAGGTGTGTGTAATCTAAGCTAAACCACACTATTAATTATGGATCAGTTCCAATTTATACCAGGAAGCTGAAACTGTTGCTGTCTCTGCGCACCATCCCCAACGGACCCATGAATCGCGTTTGGTTGAAAAGTTGCGTTCTGAGGAAACTGGCTAAGCAAGGAAACAAAGGAATCGTTGTCCTCAGTTCCACTGTTAAGATCACCATGGAATCGCTTACATGAAGAAGATGACCCCGGAGACCCTGTCTCGTTCCAAAGTTGCTGTGATGTGAGTGCACGTTTCATAGGAAAGTTGCCACCCTTTGAGTTTGGAGAGAAAAGGTGAGAATCAGAACCACTTTGCATGCTCTGATGATCAACGGCTAAGATTCCATCGAAGAAGTTGTCATCATTTTCAAGTCCCAGTGGTCCATAGCTCGTACCTCTCGAAGATTGAGGTTTTGAATTTTGAGTATTATTATTAGCCATTGACAAAGTTGACATCGTTGGAAGCATGTTCTCCATTGAAAGCTCCTCTCCTTGCTCCATCAAGGGTGGCCTTGTTAGGATGCTGCTGTTGCTTTTCTTGTATATTCGACACAAAACCCAATTATCCAGCTACA
The sequence above is a segment of the Phaseolus vulgaris cultivar G19833 chromosome 2, P. vulgaris v2.0, whole genome shotgun sequence genome. Coding sequences within it:
- the LOC137812003 gene encoding NAC transcription factor 25-like, whose translation is MDSTDSSSASQHPHLPPGFRFHPTDEELVVHYLKRKASSTPLPVAIIADVDLYKFDPWELPSKATFGEQEWYFFSPRDRKYPNGVRPNRAATSGYWKATGTDKPILTSDGHQKVGVKKALVFYGGKPPKGVKTNWIMHEYRLVHDSFNSTSKPPPLVPPNKKNSLRLDNWVLCRIYKKSNSSILTRPPLMEQGEELSMENMLPTMSTLSMANNNTQNSKPQSSRGTSYGPLGLENDDNFFDGILAVDHQSMQSGSDSHLFSPNSKGGNFPMKRALTSQQLWNETGSPGSSSSCKRFHGDLNSGTEDNDSFVSLLSQFPQNATFQPNAIHGSVGDGAQRQQQFQLPGINWN